One region of Schistocerca gregaria isolate iqSchGreg1 chromosome 7, iqSchGreg1.2, whole genome shotgun sequence genomic DNA includes:
- the LOC126281394 gene encoding ER membrane protein complex subunit 3, whose protein sequence is MAELVLDSNIRFWVFLPIVVITFLFGVLRHYVSILLASQKKPELQQVQDSQVMIRARLLRENGKYLPKQSFLMRRHFFNNEETGYFKTQKRAPVSQNPMTDPSMMTDMLKGNITNVIPMIMIGGWINLMFSGFVTTKVPFPLTLRFKPMLQRGIELVSLDASWVSSASWYFLNVFGLRSIYTLVLGENNAADQARHLQDQMSGAAMAMPPDPKGAFKAEWEALEICEHHWALSNIENDLVESVAYGESDS, encoded by the coding sequence ATGGCGGAGCTAGTGTTAGATTCGAATATAAGATTTTGGGTATTTCTGCCCATCGTTGTTATCACGTTTTTGTTTGGTGTATTGAGGCACTATGTTTCTATTCTTTTGGCGTCTCAAAAGAAACCGGAGCTCCAGCAAGTTCAGGACAGTCAAGTTATGATACGAGCACGACTTTTGAGAGAAAACGGAAAATATTTGCCGAAGCAGTCGTTCCTCATGCGACGGCACTTTTTCAACAACGAAGAAACTGGTTACTTCAAAACTCAAAAGCGAGCTCCTGTGTCACAAAATCCGATGACTGATCCCAGCATGATGACAGACATGCTTAAGGGCAACATAACCAATGTAATTCCTATGATAATGATTGGCGGTTGGATAAATTTAATGTTCTCAGGATTTGTCACTACCAAAGTACCATTTCCACTGACACTGCGTTTCAAGCCAATGTTGCAGAGAGGTATAGAGCTTGTGAGTTTAGACGCATCATGGGTTTCGTCAGCTTCGTGGTATTTTCTGAATGTTTTTGGACTGCGGAGTATTTACACTTTAGTACTCGGCGAAAACAACGCAGCCGATCAAGCACGCCACCTTCAAGATCAGATGTCGGGTGCTGCAATGGCAATGCCGCCAGATCCGAAAGGAGCCTTTAAAGCTGAATGGGAAGCACTGGAAATTTGTGAACATCACTGGGCTTTAAGCAACATAGAGAATGATCTTGTAGAGAGTGTTGCGTACGGAGAAAGTGATTCGTGA